The genomic stretch CAAATAGATTGCCACGAATTTATTCTAGATTCTCGCAAAGACGGAAGTATTGTTAGATATTTTAAATTGTATCTAGATAGTTGATTTTCAATTTTTCAATCCTTTAATCTTTTAAAACCTCCACAATTTTATCAAAAACCACTTGCGGCGTAATACTTTCCATTACATTTTCATATCCTGCTGGATATTTATTTCCATAGATAGATGTTGGCAATAACGGATATTTCTCTTTGTCTGCGAATATTGCATTTTTTAGCGGTTGCCCAAAAGGGTAAAACCCGGCGTATGGATGCGTTATTCCCCAAATGGTGACTACTTTTTTGCCAAACATCGCGGCTAAATGTGCATTTCCAGAATCCATAGAAAGCATGAGATCTAGGTTGGATATGAGTATGAGTTCTTCTTCGAAAGAAAATAAACCTGCACAATTATATACATCATCGTATGTATCATGCCAAGAAGCGAGTTCGTTTTTGTCTGATGCGCCACCAAAGAGAATGATTTTGTATTGATTGGTTTTGCTAAGTTTAGCAATTACTTCTTCCATTTGTGTTGTTGGATAGGTTTTTCCAGCGAAAGCGGCAAACGGCGCAATTCCAATCCACTTTTTTGAATCTTTGCCAATGAATGATGTTACTTTTTTGGTCAGTTTTAATTGCGGTAATACATCTTCTTTTACAAGTTTTAATTCGTATCCTAATGCACGAAAAACGTCCGCATAACGTTCGTGCGTTGTTTTGAGTTGCTTAAAGATTTTGCTCTTTGTTTGCGTTAGTGCTTTTTTCTCGGTTCTTCCTTTGTCTATTGTACAGACTTTGTATCCGCCAAGTTTGAAAAAGGTTCCTAATATTTTTGATCGCAATACATTGTGAAGATCGGCTACAACATCAACGTTTAGTTTTTTGAGTTCTTTGTATAGTTTGAAAAGTCCCGATACACCTTTGTGTTTGCTTTTTACATCTGCTGTGTAGAAAGATACATTTGGTATGTTTTGAAAGATCGGTTTTAGAAATACTCTTGAAACAACTGTGATTTTTACATTCGGATACGTACGTGTCATTGCTTTTATGACA from Kordia antarctica encodes the following:
- a CDS encoding glycosyltransferase family 9 protein, producing the protein MDSSSKHILVIRLSAMGDVAMSIPVIKAMTRTYPNVKITVVSRVFLKPIFQNIPNVSFYTADVKSKHKGVSGLFKLYKELKKLNVDVVADLHNVLRSKILGTFFKLGGYKVCTIDKGRTEKKALTQTKSKIFKQLKTTHERYADVFRALGYELKLVKEDVLPQLKLTKKVTSFIGKDSKKWIGIAPFAAFAGKTYPTTQMEEVIAKLSKTNQYKIILFGGASDKNELASWHDTYDDVYNCAGLFSFEEELILISNLDLMLSMDSGNAHLAAMFGKKVVTIWGITHPYAGFYPFGQPLKNAIFADKEKYPLLPTSIYGNKYPAGYENVMESITPQVVFDKIVEVLKD